From Pempheris klunzingeri isolate RE-2024b chromosome 18, fPemKlu1.hap1, whole genome shotgun sequence, a single genomic window includes:
- the LOC139218049 gene encoding microtubule-associated protein RP/EB family member 3-like isoform X1: protein MAVNVYSTSMTIENLSRHDMLAWVNDSLQLTYTKIEQLGSGSAYCQFMDMLFPGCILLKKVKFNAKLEHEYIHNFKVLQAAFKRMNVDKIIPVERLVKGKFQDNFEFLQWFKKFFDANYDGKDYDPLLTRQGQEGTPPPPNPGEPIIHKPKRPTRSGPMRTSPTAPKSAPTPQRQINVSTARRSTPVTRNGGDTELVELNQQLLDLKLTVDGLEKERDFYFGKLRDIEVICQENENHPVISKIMDTLYTTEEGFAPPEDDEIDEGAQGDQEEF from the exons ATGGCGGTGAATGTCTACTCCACCTCTATGACCATAGAGAACCTGAGTCGCCATGACATGTTGGCATGGGTCAACGACTCTCTACAGCTCACGTACACAAAGATCGAGCAGCTTGGTTCAG GTAGCGCTTACTGTCAGTTCATGGACATGCTGTTTCCAGGGTGCATATTGTTGAAGAAAGTCAAGTTCAACGCTAAATTGGAACATGAATATATCCACAATTTCAAGGTCTTACAGGCTGCATTCAAGAGAATGAACGTGGACAAG atcaTCCCAGTGGAGAGGCTGGTGAAGGGCAAGTTCCAGGACAACTTTGAGTTCCTCCAGTGGTTTAAGAAGTTCTTCGATGCCAACTATGATGGGAAAGACTATGACCCTCTACTGACACGGCAGGGCCAGGAGGGAACGCCGCCTCCACCCAACCCAg GTGAACCCATTATCCACAAACCTAAAAGACCCACTCGCTCAG GCCCCATGAGAACGTCTCCCACAGCACCAAAGAGTGCTCCAACCCCCCAAAGACAGATCAACGTATCAACAGCACGCAGAAGCACACCCGTGACCCGCAACGGAGGAGACACTGAGCTGGTAGAGCTCAACCAGCAG CTGCTGGATCTGAAACTGACCGTAGATGGactggagaaggagagggactTCTACTTCGGAAAGCTGAGAGACATTGAGGTCATCTGCCAGGAAAATGAAAACCACCCAGTCATCAGCAAAATCATGGATACACTGTACACTACGGAG GAGGGATTTGCTCCACCAGAGGATGACGAAATTGACGAAGGGGCACAGGGAGACCAGGAGGAGTTCTGA
- the LOC139218049 gene encoding microtubule-associated protein RP/EB family member 3-like isoform X2, with protein sequence MAVNVYSTSMTIENLSRHDMLAWVNDSLQLTYTKIEQLGSGSAYCQFMDMLFPGCILLKKVKFNAKLEHEYIHNFKVLQAAFKRMNVDKIIPVERLVKGKFQDNFEFLQWFKKFFDANYDGKDYDPLLTRQGQEGTPPPPNPGPMRTSPTAPKSAPTPQRQINVSTARRSTPVTRNGGDTELVELNQQLLDLKLTVDGLEKERDFYFGKLRDIEVICQENENHPVISKIMDTLYTTEEGFAPPEDDEIDEGAQGDQEEF encoded by the exons ATGGCGGTGAATGTCTACTCCACCTCTATGACCATAGAGAACCTGAGTCGCCATGACATGTTGGCATGGGTCAACGACTCTCTACAGCTCACGTACACAAAGATCGAGCAGCTTGGTTCAG GTAGCGCTTACTGTCAGTTCATGGACATGCTGTTTCCAGGGTGCATATTGTTGAAGAAAGTCAAGTTCAACGCTAAATTGGAACATGAATATATCCACAATTTCAAGGTCTTACAGGCTGCATTCAAGAGAATGAACGTGGACAAG atcaTCCCAGTGGAGAGGCTGGTGAAGGGCAAGTTCCAGGACAACTTTGAGTTCCTCCAGTGGTTTAAGAAGTTCTTCGATGCCAACTATGATGGGAAAGACTATGACCCTCTACTGACACGGCAGGGCCAGGAGGGAACGCCGCCTCCACCCAACCCAg GCCCCATGAGAACGTCTCCCACAGCACCAAAGAGTGCTCCAACCCCCCAAAGACAGATCAACGTATCAACAGCACGCAGAAGCACACCCGTGACCCGCAACGGAGGAGACACTGAGCTGGTAGAGCTCAACCAGCAG CTGCTGGATCTGAAACTGACCGTAGATGGactggagaaggagagggactTCTACTTCGGAAAGCTGAGAGACATTGAGGTCATCTGCCAGGAAAATGAAAACCACCCAGTCATCAGCAAAATCATGGATACACTGTACACTACGGAG GAGGGATTTGCTCCACCAGAGGATGACGAAATTGACGAAGGGGCACAGGGAGACCAGGAGGAGTTCTGA
- the tmem214 gene encoding transmembrane protein 214: MASNNGSVGKWEVVKKGKKPSSAGGGKNPNDKKTGSGGRKALSESNQPSRPPLKMSETLYDGFEKMGKKQNKEQVPPPAEPENKKTSSSKPTKKSSPSNAVTSPTHKTLEEAFKALDIGDLKQQLARSQTLFPENPSVWVKDLAGYLNLNLTAPETEPTLSSYAHDYPYCLTGKELKGVIKGLIGRCSDILPDFFDHCVYTMLRELDRQSGEPLHGYRVCIQAILQDKPRIATLNLPEYLELLRSVQNRPVKCLTIMWALGQAGFYDLSQGLRVWLGIMLPVLGVKSLSSYAIAYLERLLLLHANLTKGFGIMGPKEFFPLLDFAFMPKNALSSSLQEQLRRLYPRLKALAFGAKPESTLHTYLPSFLSRATPHCPDDMKRELLSSMTECLCVDVQSLGVWRQLYTKHLPQSSLLLNHLLKSWNILPPKLRKNLEETIQSFRVTNEEMRDTVESQELQECNNLCQNLQVKMRGRGFPWSKLLMVLLVFAAGFIAHDIRSHGSFADSATARHLRNSGVTAVSQQAWSKITVYSKQGFSWLETNTPHYYSECVRVLGPLMEQGLEKAKTAAIFISETTTQFILWVKEKTPQAIEWVNTNTPDSVFQVLAYLKELLLSLHHNYILPALVYISDLLQRAWTSLQDSCNGEVSVSCLQGHALSFTNSTWQLLQHTTSAIKTWAQELLTRA, encoded by the exons ATGGCTTCAAATAATGGCTCAGTCGGCAAATGGGAGGTTgtgaagaaaggaaagaaaccCAGCAGCGCCGGAGGAGGGAAGAACCCGAACGACAAGAAAACTGGTAGCGGGGGAAGGAAAGCCCTGAGCGAGTCTAACCAGCCATCCAGGC CACCCCTGAAGATGTCAGAGACTCTTTATGACGGCTTTGAGAAAATGGGAAAGAAACAGAACAAGGAGCAGGTCCCACCACCAGCTGAGCCTGAAAATAAGAAGACCTCATCAAGCAAACCAACCAAGAAATCAAGTCCCAGCAATGCAGTCACCTCCCCGACACACAAGACCCTCGAGGAAGCCTTCAAAGCC TTGGACATTGGGGACCTGAAGCAGCAGTTGGCTCGCAGTCAGACCCTATTCCCAGAAAACCCATCAGTGTGGGTCAAAGACCTGGCAGGGTACCTCAACCTAAATCTGACAGCGCCAGAGACTGAGCCCACACTCAGCAGCTATGCTCACG ACTACCCATACTGCCTTACAGGAAAAGAGCTAAAGGGCGTGATCAAAGGCCTCATTGGACGCTGCAGTGACATTCTGCCAGATTTCTTCGACCACTGTGTTTATACTATGCTCAGGGAGCTGGACAGACAGTCAG gaGAACCTCTGCATGGCTACAGAGTTTGCATTCAGGCAATCCTACAGGACAAACCCAGAATAGCCACCCTAAACCTGCCAGAG TATTTGGAGTTATTGCGGTCAGTTCAAAATCGTCCAGTGAAGTGTTTGACCATCATGTGGGCTCTTGGCCAAGCTGGATTCTACGACCTCAGCCAAGGACTAAGAG tgtggcTGGGTATCATGCTTCCTGTGCTGGGAGTGAAGTCCTTGTCTTCATATGCCATTGCATATCTGGAGAGACTTCTCCT ACTTCATGCAAACCTGACAAAGGGATTTGGCATCATGGGTCCAAAAGAGTTTTTTCCTTTGCTGGATTTTGCCTTCATGCCCAAGAATGCCCTGTCATCAAG tctgcaggagcagctgaggcGTCTGTACCCTCGACTGAAGGCTCTCGCATTTGGAGCCAAACCCGAGAGCACATTGCACACATACCTGCCATCATTTCTGTCCAGAGCCACACCACACTGTCCAGATGACATGAAGAGAgag CTGCTTAGCAGTATGACGGAGTGTTTGTGCGTGGATGTTCAGAGTCTAGGAGTGTGGAGGCAGCTCTATACCAAACACTTACCCCAGTCCAG TCTGCTGTTGAACCATTTATTGAAGTCTTGGAATATCCTGCCGCCAAAG CTCCGGAAGAACCTTGAAGAAACAATCCAGTCTTTTAGAGTGACCAATGAGGAGATGAGAGACACCGTCGAGTCCCAGGAGCTTCAGGAGTGCAATAACCTGTGCCAG aaTCTGCAGGTAAAGATGCGAGGTCGTGGGTTCCCCTGGTCCAAACTGCTCATGGTTCTGCTCGTGTTTGCAGCCGGCTTCATCGCTCATGACATCAGATCCCACGGCTCGTTCGCAG ATTCCGCCACAGCCAGGCATCTTCGCAACTCAGGGGTCACCGCCGTATCTCAGCAGGCCTGGAGCAAAATAACAGTTTACTCCAAACAGGGCTTCAG CTGGTTGGAGACAAACACTCCTCATTATTACTCTGAGTGTGTGCGCGTTTTGGGGCCACTAATGGAACAAGGTTtagaaaaggcaaaaacagcAGCCATCTTCATCTCTGAAACCACCACACAGTTTATTCTCTGGGTCAAAGAAAAGACACCGCAGGCCATAGAATGG GTGAACACCAACACCCCAGACAGTGTGTTCCAGGTGCTGGCATATTTGAAGgagctcctcctctccctccatcacaaCTACATCCTGCCAGCGCTGGTGTACATATCTGACCTGCTACAACGAGCATGGACCAGCCTACAGGACTCCTGCAA CGGCGAGGTGTCTGTATCGTGTCTGCAGGGCCACGCGTTGTCCTTCACCAACTCGACGTGGCAGCTGCTCCAACACACGACCTCGGCCATCAAGACTTGGg